Proteins from a single region of Corylus avellana chromosome ca11, CavTom2PMs-1.0:
- the LOC132164953 gene encoding uncharacterized protein LOC132164953, whose amino-acid sequence MKLLAWNCRGLARNPTIRVLRALIRQHRLDLIFLSERMVPSSRFQASLFGLGFSSWLEVPRVGSQGGIFLTWKFGVDVELVRLDKRCISCLVYLILQFALGLFLAFMHQLLLQVVMFNALVDLGFVGNKFTWSNHRPDHCPILLSTEGSYQNIPKPFRFEAFWTRKGPVLVAEAWLAEVEGSPAFSLSRKWKNTKIALKSWNHQHFGNIQAKIKSLMAEISIIHSCPHSSTNSDREAVLQKNLQEHFLREEVLWKQKSKELWLTYTELNTKYFHAFTVCRCRYNSISSLKYSEGSPICGRDNIGAYLVYHFGNIFSTFHPHLIDNLPKLVNEVISAEENARICSIPDEHEIFVAIKELGLNKALGPDGMTDDVMIFSRANVSEARNILNCLSTYSTWSGQCINVSKSAMFFIRNCQPAKKNSIEGILSLNSIPARAKYLGIPLFMHKRKAASFIELKDRTFSKITGWKAR is encoded by the exons ATGAAGCTCCTAGCTTGGAATTGTCGGGGGCTTGCTCGTAACCCGACAATTCGAGTCCTACGAGCTTTGATCAGGCAACACAGACTTGATCTTATCTTTCTTTCTGAAAGGATGGTGCCATCTTCCCGTTTTCAAGCTTCCttgtttggtttgggtttttcttcttggttgGAAGTTCCTCGGGTTGGTTCACAAGGAGGGATTTTTCTGACTTGGAAGTTTGGTGTTGATGTCGAGCTTGTTAGGCTGGATAAGAGGTGTATCTCTTGTTTGGTGTATCTTATCCTTCAATTTGCACTTGGCTTGTTTCTTGCATTTATGCACCAGCTACTACTTCAGGTCGTCATG TTCAATGCTTTGGTGGATTTGGGATTCGTTGGGAACAAATTTACTTGGAGCAACCACCGGCCTG ATCACTGCCCCATTTTGCTCTCTACTGAGGGCTCTTATCAGAATATCCCAAAACCTTTTCGTTTTGAAGCTTTTTGGACTCGTAAAGGTCCAGTTTTGGTGGCCGAAGCTTGGTTGGCTGAGGTTGAGGGCTCTCCAGCTTTCTCTTTGAGCAGAAAGTGGAAGAATACAAAGATTGCTTTAAAATCTTGGAATCACCAGCATTTTGGCAATATTCAAGCTAAAATAAAATCACTGATGGCTGAAATTAGCATTATTCATAGCTGCCCTCATTCCTCTACCAATTCGGATAGAGAAGCTGTTCTTCAGAAGAATTTACAAGAGCATTTTTTGAGAGAGGAGGTGCTGTGGAAGCAAAAGTCTAAAGAGTTATGGCTCACTTATACggaactcaacacaaaatattttcatgccTTTACAGTGTGTCGTTGCAGGTATAACTCTATTTCTAGCCTCAAATATTCGGAAGGTTCTCCTATTTGTGGTAGAGATAATATTGGTGCATATTTGGTGTATCATTTCGGTAACATTTTTTCCACCTTCCACCCTCATTTGATTGATAATTTGCCAAAATTAGTGAATGAAGTTATTTCTGCTGAGGAAAATGCTAGAATTTGTAGCATTCCTGATGAACATGAGATTTTTGTTGCTATTAAGGagcttgggcttaataaagccCTTGGCCCGGATGGGATGACTG ATGATGTTATGATTTTCTCTCGGGCAAATGTTAGTGAGGCAAGGAATATTCTTAACTGCCTATCTACTTATTCTACGTGGTCCGGCCAGTGTATCAATGTCTCCAAGTCAGCTATGTTTTTCATCAGAAATTGCCAGCCAGCTAAGAAAAATTCTATCGAAGGCATTCTTAGTCTCAATTCGATCCCTGCTAGAGCAAAATATCTTGGTATTCCTCTCTTCATGCACAAGAGAAAGGCTGCTTCTTTTATTGAGCTAAAGGACAGAACTTTTTCCAAGATCACGGGTTGGAAAGCTCGttga
- the LOC132164954 gene encoding G-type lectin S-receptor-like serine/threonine-protein kinase LECRK2: protein MVQQRNWTDSCERNSTAESCKSKNGDITYNMQEVANTVWEDVSYSILTIPYKDYCANACLDDCNCEAALFKDRTCKKQRLPLRYGRRQLSDSNIAFIKQYQTKTFTGIRGTRGYVAPEWHWKLPITVKADVYSYDIVLLEIICCRKNVDWNLPKKEAILEEWAYHCFETNEITKLLGDEKVDKKQAEIMVKLGIWYIQDEPSLRPSMKKVLIMLEGTIDIPIPPSLASFLSAI from the exons ATGGTACAACAGAGGAATTGGACTGATAGCTGCGAGAGGAATTCCACTGCAGAAAGTTGCAAAAGCAAAAATGGAGACATTACATACAACATGCAAGAAGTGGCTAACACGGTATGGGAAGATGTTTCATATTCAATTCTTACAATCCCGTACAAAGATTATTGCGCAAATGCTTGTTTAGACGATTGTAACTGTGAAGCTGCGCTATTCAAAGACAGGACCTGCAAAAAACAGAGGCTTCCATTGAGATATGGGAGAAGGCAATTGAGTGATTCAAACATAGCTTTCATCAAG CAATACCAAACCAAAACCTTCACTGGCATCAGAGGGACAAGGGGGTATGTTGCTCCAGAGTGGCATTGGAAACTGCCCATCACAGTGAAAGCAGATGTTTATAGCTACGACATTGTACTCTTGGAAATTATATGTTGTCGAAAGAATGTAGATTGGAATCTACCCAAGAAAGAAGCCATTCTTGAAGAATGGGCCTACCATTGTTTTGAAACTAATGAGATAACTAAATTACTTGGCGATGAAAAGGTTGACAAGAAACAAGCGGAGATAATGGTTAAATTGGGAATTTGGTACATTCAGGATGAGCCATCACTCCGGCCCTCAATGAAGAAGGTTCTGATTATGTTGGAAGGGACTATTGATATTCCAATCCCTCCTAGCCTTGCTTCTTTCCTAAGTGCGATATAG